The Daphnia pulex isolate KAP4 chromosome 6, ASM2113471v1 genome contains the following window.
GGATGAAAACCTGCGTCGATTCCTCCTCCGAActgtttaaaatgaaattcaatttaaaaaatccaaacaaaatttgacaaataataattcaaatgttttacttgGGTTCTCTGTAAGTGATCATGGCCTCGGCGATGGGCACTTGGACTGTGCATCCGTTGCTGGTCAAGTATCTGCCCAGTCTGTGTATCACCTCCTGGACATCGATTTTCGACGGGGTAGTGACTGCGGGAGCGGACGAGCCGCCCATGGTGTCGACACCTCCACCGTTGATGGAAGCCGCCAGCATCTTCTCGGCCGGCCTGTCCAGGGCTTCTCTCCACGAGTCGGAAACGAAATTGACGTTGTAGTATCGGTCGAGGGAGGCCAGGTACCTCGACAAGGTGTTGTTGGATCCGCCAGTGCCGATCCCGTTGCCGCTGTTGTTATTCGTTCCGGCGGAAGACCCGCTGTTGGTAACGAGGGGGACGATGTAAAACTTGAGATAATTCTTCCAGTCGGGCGGTTTGCTGCTAAACTGTTCCACGTAGCAACGGAGGACAGAGTTGACGTAACTATCAGGACCCATGAGCACCACTTTGACGGCCGGCGGTGGTTTGGCGCTGCAGTTGCAACTGTGGAAAAGTTGaagtaaacaacaacaaaaaaaaagttcccagtcaaacaaaaaagttagaaGAAGCGAATCAAAACAACTTGGCAAAGTTacaatttctgaattttggaAACCAGACAGGCGATGGTTGCGCGGACGTCGGCGACGCCGCCCGTGCAGACGGCACGCTGTTGGCGCTCGGCCAATCTCCCGGCCAGGTTACAGCCCTGCAGGTCGGCTCCGCTAACCATGACGACATGATCGGGTAAAGCGTCGTCAGCCGGCATGCAACGCACCAGTTGTTCCAACAGGATCTTGCGCGGCTGTTTAGGTCCAACGACgaccgaaaaaataacaaataagagagacacacacaaatataaatcaaaagtCCAGAAGAGAATTCCTcgacagagaagaagaagggaataatacaaacaaaattgcGCGTGCTCGCAACATGCCggaggattttcttttttttccccatttcgaTCAAAGCGGCAACGGCGATAAACAACaggcgtacacacacacacacacacaagaaaatcaacaaacagAGGGAAAAAACGAGCGGAAAAGAATCGATACATCCGCCCCGagcaacaaaaaacacaacaaacaaaaacaaagctTCCGGGATCATCCGGAAAATCTTGTTTGAAGTTAACCCAATTTTTTACTCGACACTACCATTGGctggatgagaaaaaaaatagaagattatacaagtaaaagaaacatatatttcttgttttgtaagaaaaaccaaaaagaaaaaaacgggggGATCGATATGCGACGGATGCGGAAGGAGCCGGAATCGGCATGCTCGCAGAAAGGGGGTGGGGGTGAGAACGGCATCAGCAGGAGGTCTAGATGACAGAGCAACGCAGGAACAGCGAAAACTTACGCTGGATTCATTCGATTTGTCTTTGGATGACGATGTTGACGACGTTAAACTACCGCTGTTGCCCTGGGCACCGGAACTCTTTTTGCTTCCGCTGCACGATTCTTTCTGTTGGTGcgtctgttgctgctggtgcgcGTTGGTGGAGGTCCCTGAGCAAGGCGACGGAGCGACGCTCCCGGACGAGACGGACGACAGCGAAGGACCCGACCGCTCCCGGTTAAACAGTCGACTTCTTCTCACTTCCTTTTCGTTCTAATGACGCAACCATCacggacgttttttttttgttttttcgtacATTTCCCGCCAATATTTGAACATTTGGGTGTGTGTGAAGGGAACAGGGAAGGAATTgcagaagaaagaaggaaaatatttgttaCCTTGGTCTTGTCATCGTGTGCGGCCGTGGAGAAATGAGACGGGCAATGGGCGCTGGAAGCGGTCGGTGTGTCGCTCTCGCGATCCTGGTCGGTGAACATGGACTCGGCGTGCGTGGAATCCGAATCGGCCCGTTTGGAACTCTCGTCGCTGTAGTGGCGTTCCAGCCTCCGGCCACCGGCCGATGACGTGTTGAGAGTGGCCGGTGCTGTCGCTTTATCGTTGAAAAACGTCCCGGTCGTCGGGAAGGCGAAAGCGGATGGATTCGAACTGAGATCAGGAGCCAACAAGGATCGACTGGATGCAAAGAACGGTCTCAGCGACGGTTTGGGAGTCGACGTGACGCTCAACGTGTCCATTTCAGGTCCAGAATCGCTCAGATCCTCAAGTTCGTCGATTAAATCCTCGATATCACCGGCGTCCATTTCCAAGTCGGCCCCTGTTTGAGTGTGTCGagacaaattgaaattgagaaagagttttttaaaacatagAAAGATATTTATTAAAGTACCAGTGAGTTTGGTGGGATCTTCGTCGGCCTCGTTTTCCAGGCCCTGGAGATCCTCGGTGATTTTGAAACGTTTGAGCAATGCAACGAATTTCTGCTTCAAATTCCTTTGCCTGGCGTTGGAAGGCAGGATTTTTCCACGGTTCTGCATCATGGCCTTGTTCATCCTGGCGGGTCGTCGGTCGACGCCAGATCCCACCACGCCACTGACTCCTCCGACGCCGGCACCTCCTCCGGCGCGCACGCCACCCAGCCCCGCCGTCTGATCCGAATCGGATCCTCCGTCGTCGTTGCTCGAgaattcgtcgtcgtcctcgtccTCGTAGCGGACGAATCCCGACCGCATTCCGCCGACGCCTCCGCGCTCCAGCACTAAAGGGTGAGACAGAGAAAGGGTCGAGTGGGGATTGGTGCTGGACTTGGTGGCAGAAGAAGACAACGACACGGCAGGACTGCCGCCCAGTAACGTGGCGGCAGTCGATTGaactactaaaaaatattttttgttgttttccatttcgttttttccaagttccggaattttttaaaagtcgaagtaaacaaaaacaaaaacaaacaatgccGCCGGATATCAATAGGAAGCCGGATGCCGCCCAGTCAATAATCATAACGCGGAAATATATGATATTTATAAACGTgcaatcacacacacacaaaaacagacGTCGAACGCAGAAGAGAATGTAGCCCAATTATTAATCCGTGCACGATGGATATAAATAGAATTCCGAGCATTTTCGAATCGGAAAATAAAACGGAATCaaggttaataaaaaaaaaagaaacggacatATTTAATAACATGCACGATGGTTTTTCAGTCCGTTTGTATGTCCAGCGGATCATGCCAAAGCGGATAGGATTTTCCAAGGATatttcaagagagagagagagagagagagaaaagagagagatagaaatagTCAAGAgttgtaataaaaaagaaagaaagaaaagaaataaaaactgggAGAAAAGAATTGGATGAACTAAAAAGAATTTAAGTGGTTGGTGCTCGGGTGGAAGGGAGAACTCAAAGAAACGAGAATCTTTTGACTGGACTTTTGACGTACAAGACAATATTATCCTGCGGAGCCCTGGATTttaactttgttttctttctcatgtGTGTAAGCATCTGTCAGTTTggactagaaagaaaagagaccaAGTGGGTAGAAGGAGGGAGGAGGTTCATTATACCTGCGCCGTCGCCCAGTGATAGAGTCTTGAGACGCTCGGCCGCCTCTTCGTGATCGACGGGCTGACTGGTCAATGATTGGACTTGGAGTCGGGCGAGCGGAGCGACGCTCTCCTTGCCGCTGGTGCTGGTCGCCTCGCCATACAATTCCAATTCCATGTCCATTTGGCGTTGAACAGCTGCCACCATGTTGATTGTGTTGGAGCAGAGAGTCTTGTAGCCGAGGATCGTCCGGTTTTTGTAGCGCTTCCGGCGCTGCAGCATCACTTGCAGTCGATTGCCGGCCTCCCACTGTTTCA
Protein-coding sequences here:
- the LOC124196308 gene encoding phosphofurin acidic cluster sorting protein 2-like isoform X10, with the protein product MTERAGRGSLASSVVTSKTAKGDGQPLIPMNLFAAWDVDRTPPNCVPRLCSLTLSRLTVLKPLGSDISTITLAVKMQSSKRTLRSNEIMLPAGGGLLDTALELRFALQYPHYLKQWEAGNRLQVMLQRRKRYKNRTILGYKTLCSNTINMVAAVQRQMDMELELYGEATSTSGKESVAPLARLQVQSLTSQPVDHEEAAERLKTLSLGDGAVQSTAATLLGGSPAVSLSSSATKSSTNPHSTLSLSHPLVLERGGVGGMRSGFVRYEDEDDDEFSSNDDGGSDSDQTAGLGGVRAGGGAGVGGVSGVVGSGVDRRPARMNKAMMQNRGKILPSNARQRNLKQKFVALLKRFKITEDLQGLENEADEDPTKLTGADLEMDAGDIEDLIDELEDLSDSGPEMDTLSVTSTPKPSLRPFFASSRSLLAPDLSSNPSAFAFPTTGTFFNDKATAPATLNTSSAGGRRLERHYSDESSKRADSDSTHAESMFTDQDRESDTPTASSAHCPSHFSTAAHDDKTKPRKILLEQLVRCMPADDALPDHVVMVSGADLQGCNLAGRLAERQQRAVCTGGVADVRATIACLVSKIQKFCNCSAKPPPAVKVVLMGPDSYVNSVLRCYVEQFSSKPPDWKNYLKFYIVPLVTNSGSSAGTNNNSGNGIGTGGSNNTLSRYLASLDRYYNVNFVSDSWREALDRPAEKMLAASINGGGVDTMGGSSAPAVTTPSKIDVQEVIHRLGRYLTSNGCTVQVPIAEAMITYREPNSEEESTQVFIPFVSEVRIGFAESAAAVMAAAAAMTPGSVDAEDGQQLSNTGASSGPLSGSPPHQSSVMLTVNAAIQPGSSMEREQRDKERTGGRTTPPSSPNISSVHGQRETSTPGAESVELQVDYWLSGASAAAAAAAASATARESIASAAAISLATMAQAVKREKPGPAEQSSVKYTVKAGFRWIVVQRLPHSNVSSSTTASSSGSDASSLFTMTFGLKEKKQKIMRLGKKKEKEKESESKSQVVEGINRLVCQAKTHHSLLKVVIDGVEWNNVKFFQLSSQWQTHIRHFPVALFTESIL
- the LOC124196308 gene encoding phosphofurin acidic cluster sorting protein 2-like isoform X9, which produces MTERAGRGSLASSVVTSKTAKGDGQPLIPMNLFAAWDVDRTPPNCVPRLCSLTLSRLTVLKPLGSDISTITLAVKMQSSKRTLRSNEIMLPAGGGLLDTALELRFALQYPHYLKQWEAGNRLQVMLQRRKRYKNRTILGYKTLCSNTINMVAAVQRQMDMELELYGEATSTSGKESVAPLARLQVQSLTSQPVDHEEAAERLKTLSLGDGAVVQSTAATLLGGSPAVSLSSSATKSSTNPHSTLSLSHPLVLERGGVGGMRSGFVRYEDEDDDEFSSNDDGGSDSDQTAGLGGVRAGGGAGVGGVSGVVGSGVDRRPARMNKAMMQNRGKILPSNARQRNLKQKFVALLKRFKITEDLQGLENEADEDPTKLTGADLEMDAGDIEDLIDELEDLSDSGPEMDTLSVTSTPKPSLRPFFASSRSLLAPDLSSNPSAFAFPTTGTFFNDKATAPATLNTSSAGGRRLERHYSDESSKRADSDSTHAESMFTDQDRESDTPTASSAHCPSHFSTAAHDDKTKPRKILLEQLVRCMPADDALPDHVVMVSGADLQGCNLAGRLAERQQRAVCTGGVADVRATIACLVSKIQKFCNCSAKPPPAVKVVLMGPDSYVNSVLRCYVEQFSSKPPDWKNYLKFYIVPLVTNSGSSAGTNNNSGNGIGTGGSNNTLSRYLASLDRYYNVNFVSDSWREALDRPAEKMLAASINGGGVDTMGGSSAPAVTTPSKIDVQEVIHRLGRYLTSNGCTVQVPIAEAMITYREPNSEEESTQVFIPFVSEVRIGFAESAAAVMAAAAAMTPGSVDAEDGQQLSNTGASSGPLSGSPPHQSSVMLTVNAAIQPGSSMEREQRDKERTGGRTTPPSSPNISSVHGQRETSTPGAESVELQVDYWLSGASAAAAAAAASATARESIASAAAISLATMAQAVKREKPGPAEQSSVKYTVKAGFRWIVVQRLPHSNVSSSTTASSSGSDASSLFTMTFGLKEKKQKIMRLGKKKEKEKESESKSQVVEGINRLVCQAKTHHSLLKVVIDGVEWNNVKFFQLSSQWQTHIRHFPVALFTESIL
- the LOC124196308 gene encoding phosphofurin acidic cluster sorting protein 2-like isoform X7, with protein sequence MTERAGRGSLASSVVTSKTAKGDGQPLIPMNLFAAWDVDRTPPNCVPRLCSLTLSRLTVLKPLGSDISTITLAVKMQSSKRTLRSNEIMLPAGGGLLDTALELRFALQYPHYLKQWEAGNRLQVMLQRRKRYKNRTILGYKTLCSNTINMVAAVQRQMDMELELYGEATSTSGKESVAPLARLQVQSLTSQPVDHEEAAERLKTLSLGDGAVVQSTAATLLGGSPAVSLSSSATKSSTNPHSTLSLSHPLVLERGGVGGMRSGFVRYEDEDDDEFSSNDDGGSDSDQTAGLGGVRAGGGAGVGGVSGVVGSGVDRRPARMNKAMMQNRGKILPSNARQRNLKQKFVALLKRFKITEDLQGLENEADEDPTKLTGADLEMDAGDIEDLIDELEDLSDSGPEMDTLSVTSTPKPSLRPFFASSRSLLAPDLSSNPSAFAFPTTGTFFNDKATAPATLNTSSAGGRRLERHYSDESSKRADSDSTHAESMFTDQDRESDTPTASSAHCPSHFSTAAHDDKTKPRKILLEQLVRCMPADDALPDHVVMVSGADLQGCNLAGRLAERQQRAVCTGGVADVRATIACLVSKIQKFCNCSAKPPPAVKVVLMGPDSYVNSVLRCYVEQFSSKPPDWKNYLKFYIVPLVTNSGSSAGTNNNSGNGIGTGGSNNTLSRYLASLDRYYNVNFVSDSWREALDRPAEKMLAASINGGGVDTMGGSSAPAVTTPSKIDVQEVIHRLGRYLTSNGCTVQVPIAEAMITYREPNSEEESTQVFIPFVSEVRIGFAESAAAVMAAAAAMTPGSVDAEDGQQLSNTGASSGPLSGSPPHQSSVMLTVNAAIQPGSSMEREQRDKERTGGRTTPPSSPNISSVHGQKSFFDENRRETSTPGAESVELQVDYWLSGASAAAAAAAASATARESIASAAAISLATMAQAVKREKPGPAEQSSVKYTVKAGFRWIVVQRLPHSNVSSSTTASSSGSDASSLFTMTFGLKEKKQKIMRLGKKKEKEKESESKSQVVEGINRLVCQAKTHHSLLKVVIDGVEWNNVKFFQLSSQWQTHIRHFPVALFTESIL